The following coding sequences lie in one Streptomyces ortus genomic window:
- a CDS encoding geranylgeranyl reductase family protein, which translates to MSSENSSDDGQDDGQQVWDVVVVGAGPAGASAAYAAAVAGRRVLLLEKAELPRYKTCGGGIIGPTRDALPPGFELPFRDRVHAVTFSLEGRFARTRRSKQMLFGLINRPEFDQQLVEHAQKAGAELRTGATVTRVEQHGSAVPDRRSVAVVLQDGETLLARAVVGADGSASRIGAHVGVKLDQVDLGLEAEIPVPETVAEDWKGRVLIDWGPLPGSYGWVFPKGDTLTVGVISARGEGAATKRYLEDFIARLGLAGFEPSISSGHLTRCRADDSPLSRGRVLVCGDAAGLLEPWTREGISFALRSGRLAGEWAVRIAEAHDAVDTRRQALNYAFAIKAGLGVEMSVGRRMLTIFERRPGVFHAALTGFRPAWKAFAGITRGATSLGDMVRSHPVAERALSRIDR; encoded by the coding sequence GTGAGCAGCGAGAACTCTTCGGACGACGGACAGGACGACGGGCAGCAGGTGTGGGACGTCGTCGTGGTCGGGGCGGGACCGGCGGGCGCCTCGGCCGCCTATGCGGCGGCGGTCGCGGGGCGCCGCGTCCTGTTGCTGGAGAAAGCGGAGTTGCCCCGCTACAAGACATGCGGCGGCGGCATCATCGGACCCACCCGGGACGCGCTGCCGCCCGGTTTCGAGCTGCCGTTCCGGGACCGGGTCCACGCGGTGACGTTCTCGCTCGAGGGCAGGTTCGCCCGGACGCGCCGCTCCAAGCAGATGCTCTTCGGGCTCATCAACAGGCCGGAGTTCGATCAGCAGCTGGTCGAGCACGCGCAGAAGGCGGGCGCCGAACTGCGGACGGGGGCCACGGTCACGCGGGTGGAACAGCACGGCTCGGCGGTCCCCGACCGCCGCTCGGTCGCCGTCGTCCTCCAGGACGGCGAGACGCTGCTGGCGCGGGCGGTGGTCGGCGCGGACGGCAGCGCCAGCCGCATAGGAGCCCATGTCGGGGTCAAGCTCGACCAGGTCGACCTCGGCCTGGAGGCGGAGATCCCGGTGCCGGAGACCGTCGCGGAGGACTGGAAGGGCCGGGTCCTCATCGACTGGGGCCCGCTGCCGGGCAGTTACGGCTGGGTGTTCCCCAAGGGCGACACGCTCACCGTCGGGGTGATCTCGGCGCGCGGCGAAGGCGCCGCGACCAAGCGGTATCTGGAGGACTTCATCGCCCGGCTCGGCCTGGCGGGCTTCGAGCCCAGCATCTCGTCCGGGCACCTGACCCGCTGCCGCGCCGACGACTCGCCGCTGTCGCGGGGCCGGGTGCTGGTGTGCGGGGACGCGGCCGGGCTGCTGGAGCCGTGGACCCGCGAGGGCATCTCCTTCGCGCTGCGCTCCGGGCGGCTCGCTGGGGAGTGGGCGGTGCGGATCGCCGAGGCCCACGACGCCGTGGACACGCGACGGCAGGCGCTGAACTACGCCTTCGCGATCAAGGCGGGCCTCGGTGTGGAGATGAGCGTCGGCAGGCGCATGCTCACGATCTTCGAGCGCAGGCCCGGAGTGTTCCATGCCGCGCTCACCGGGTTCCGGCCCGCGTGGAAGGCGTTCGCGGGGATCACCCGGGGCGCCACCTCGCTGGGCGACATGGTCCGCTCGCACCCGGTGGCGGAGCGCGCCCTGAGCAGGATCGACCGCTGA